Genomic segment of Tepidanaerobacter syntrophicus:
CTGGTCAACCTGTATCCGCCTTGCTTATTGGCTTAATTTTTGCATTTATCACATATCGCAGCATTTATCCTGAAGATAATTTAGTCTGGACATTTGATGGTGCTTTTGGTGAAGCTCTAAAAACCGCAGGTCAGATAGTCTTAATCGTAGGTGCAGGCGGAGCTTTTGCATCTGTCCTTAGGACCTCAAATCTTGAGGAGATGGTGACAATGTATTTTTCCGGGATGACCATAGGTATACTCATTCCATTTATAATCGGTACAATATTTAGAACCGCCATTGGCTCAGGCACTGTCGGAATGATTACGGCTGCATCTATGTTGTTGCCTCTCCTGGATATTTTAGGTTTTACAACTCCTATGGGTCGAGTCATTGCAATGCTTGCTTGTGCAGCTGGTGGGTTTATGGTATTTCACGGCAATGATGATTTCTTCTGGGTAATCACTACTACGTCTGAGATGAAGCCTGAGGTTGCTTATCGGACTTTGCCGATAATCAGCATCGCTCAATCCCTTACTGCCATTGTTTTAGTATTCATTCTTCAGGCAATCTTTTTGTAACCTTTTACTAAATGGTTAGATTCTTGACTTTTTTAATTTCAAATATCCTGTTAAAATCTTGGTTTTTATACCTATTTTTTCGATGGCATATCCTTAATTGAACTTTCGCAAGCTTTGTAATGCGGTTAAAATTAAGCCATAGCAATTTAAATAGATGGCAAAATTAAATTATAAACTAAAATGTTATCAATTTAAGGAGGATTTTTAATTATGGAAAAGAAAGAACTTCAAACACCGGCTATACTAGTTGACCTGGATATTTTAGAAAACAATATTAAGAAGGCTCAAGCGCTGTGTGATGCACATGACAAAGAACTGTGGCCAATGATAAAGACCCACAAAAGCACAGAGATTGTAAAAATGCAGCAGGAAGCAGGAGCCGCCGGGTTTTTATGCGGCACACTAGATGAGTGTGAGGGACTTGCCAAGGCAGGTATCAAAAACATCATGTATGCATATCCTGTTGCAAGCCCTGTAAATATTCAAAGGGTTATTGAGCTTAGCAAAAAATGCAATTTCATTATAAGAATCGATAATTACGACGGGGCAAAGATGCTAAATGATGCGGCAGAGGCTGCGGGAGTTAAAGTAAATTATACGATTATAATTGACAGCGGATTGCATCGCTTTGGTATTTTGCCTGAAAAGGTATTAGATTTTGCAAACTCATTAAAGGATTTTAAGGCTCTAAACTTTTTAGGTATCTCAACCCATCCGGGCCATGTTTACTCCGCTTCAAAGCAGGAAGATATCCCACTTTATGTAAAAGATGAGAAAAATGCTGTAAAGACCGCAGCAGATTCCCTCAGAGCTGCAGGGTATGAGTTGAAACTTATAACCAGCGGATCCACACCTACTTTCTATGATGCAGTTTTAGATGAAAATATCAACGTTTTCCACCCCGGCAATTATGTATTTATGGATAATATCCAGCTTTCTACAAATACAGCAAAAGAATCAGATTGTGCGCTTTTTGTATATGCTACAGTTATTTCTCATCCTTCAGAAGAATTATTTATATGCGATGCAGGGGCCAAATGCCTCGGCCTTGACCAGGGTGCTCATGGAAATACTGCAATCAAAGGCTATGGACATGTAAAAGGGCATCCGGAGCTTACCGTTTTTAGTCTTTCAGAAGAGGTTGGCAAGCTTCATGTAGAAGGAAAAACAAATCTTAAAGTCGGCGATACGATTGAGATTATACCGAATCACAGCTGTTCTACCGCAAATCTTACCAGCTACCTTATAGGCTGCCGCGGTCAAAAAGTTGAAAAGCTTATTAAAGTTGATATGAGAGGAAATTCTACTACTAAGGGAGTAAAGCAAGAATAAAGAGAAAAGAGCACAGAGACCAGCTAACTAAAGTCAAGTCATTTTAGAGAGCACAGAGGGACGGTTCTTTTGTGTTGTCAGACAACACAAAAGAACCGTCCCTCTGTGCTCCTCTGTGCTCTTTTCTCGTTAGCTGGTCTCTGTGCTCTTTCTAATGCTCTTTCTCTGTGCTCTCAAAAGCTGGGGGGTGTTATCGCAAAAATAAGTACTAATGGCTTCTCTGATGGATTATACCATTTGTGATTAGTATGAGGTGGGATTCTTATACTATCCCCTGCCTCCATGATTATCTTAGAATCGTCCAAGACAAGTTCTGCCGTTCCTGATATTACAATAGCCACTTCTTCTCCTTCGTGCCCCATAGGGGTATCCGAGGTAGACATATAAGGTTCTAGGGTTAGCTGGCAAAATTCAATGGTTCCCGCCAAATCAGGAGTTAAGAGCTCATAAATTACGCCATTAGAGTCCGGCAGATATACACGCCTTCTGTTTTCCGGAGTAACCACCTGGCTTCTAATATCGTCTTCTTCTTCCATGAAAAACTTAAAAAGCGGCACATCTAAAGCATTTGCAATAAGCTTCATCGTATTTATAGAAGGATTTGCAAGCCCTCTTTCTATTTGGCTTAACATAGATGATGTAATGTTTGCCTTTTCAGCAAGTTCCTTTATCGTCATCTTCTTTTCTTTTCTGAATTTTTTTATCCTGCTGTAAAAAGTATTTTCTTCATAGGGTTCTTTCTTCATTTCTGCCTTCCTTCCAGCTATTATTACAGTGCATATTCTAACATGAATATAATATTATTTACAAATAATTTTCAGGACAACAGATTGTTATCATAAAATCAATGCTAAATGAAAGGCTTTTTGTTAATTTTTTCAAACCCTGCTGCTCTACATTATCTTTTCCGAAACGGCTTTTGCCTGCATGAAATGCAGCAGGTAGTCTGCTCCTCCTGCTTTCGAATCGGTGCCTGACATGTTAAAGCCTCCGAAAGGATGACCTCCTACTAAGGCTCCCGTGCATTTGCGGTTAAAATAAAGGTTGCCCACGTTAAAATCCTCGCGTGCCTTGTTTAATTTTTCCCTATCGGCAGCATATACAGAGCCGCTCAAACCGTAGTCCGTATCATTTGCAATATTTAACGCATCATCAAAATCTTCGGCTTTCATTATCGCAAGCACAGGTCCGAATATCTCTTCTTTTGCAATGACCGCATCACTTTTAACGCCTTCAAATATTGTAGGTTCAATAAAATACCCGCCGCCTTCTAAGGCTTTTCCTCCGAGAATAAGTTTTCCCTCGCTTTTTCCGATTTCAATATAGCGGCAAATCTTATTTAGCGCCTTTTCATCTATTACAGGACCCATGTCTGACTCATAATCTTTTGCAGGTCCAACTTTTAGCTTTTCGGCTTTTGCCACAATACGCTCTAACATTTCATTATATACATCTTTATGAATTATCGCTCTGGAGCATGCCGAGCACTTCTGCCCTTGATATCCGAAGGCTGATGTTACAATACCCTCTGCCGCAGCATCCAGATTGGCAGATTTGTCTACTATAATGGCGTTCTTGCCGCCGAGCTCGGCAACAACTCTTTTTATCCGTTTTTGTCCCGGCACTATTTCTGCCGCCAATTTATTTATTCTAAGTCCCACATCCTTTGAACCGGTGAAATTTATAAAGCCTGTCTCGGGACTTGACGTCAGATAATCTCCGACTGAATCTCCCGGCCCCGGCAAAAAATTTATAACGCCATCAGGTAAACCTATCTCCTGCCAAATTTCTGCAAACTTTGCTGCAATTACCGGGGTATTGCTTGCGGGTTTTACGACTACGGTGTTGCCTGCCACAACCCCGCAAACTGTCGTGCCTGTTAAAATTGCAAGGGGAAAGTTCCAGGGGGAAATAACGGCGCCTACACCTATTGGTATGTAAAAACATTCATTTTCTTCGCCCGGAACTTTGCTTACCGGCATCCCTTTTGCATAATAAAGCATTTGTTTTCCGTAAAACTCCAAAAAATCAATGGCTTCTGCCGTATCTGCATCTGCTTCTTTCCATGTTTTCCCGGCTTCCATGACTATCCATGCAGAAAACTCAAATCTTCTTTCTTTCATAACTTCTGCAGCTTTAAAAAGGTAATTCGCCCTTTCCTCAGGCGGCACACGCTTCCAGCTCTCAAAGGCGCCGGAGGCAGCATCTATCGCCTCTTGTGCCATTTTGCTGTCCGCTTTTGCACACGTTCCTATAACTTCGTCAATATTCGAGGGGTTAATTGAAACAATCCTTTTCGATGCATCCCGCTTTTTGCCCCCTATTATAGCCGGATAATGCCTGCCCATCTGTGCGTTGACTTGATTTAGCGCCTCTTGCATAGCTTTTCTGTTTTCTTGAAGGCTAAAATCAATCAACTTTTGATTTTCAAATTGTAAAAACAAAACATCGCCCCTCTTTCCTTTGAATTTATTATATAAATTTTACGTTAGAGCTTAACATAAAGTCCTAACTGTTCAAATCTTTTCTTTATATACTCTAACTTTTCTTCAGAAGGTGCAGTTTGGGCAGACATGTTGTATTTCATCCCAAGCCTTGTATATTTTTCGGTTATGTCATGAAAAGGCAGAAGATCGATTTCCTTTATGCCATCTAAA
This window contains:
- a CDS encoding helix-turn-helix domain-containing protein, with the translated sequence MKKEPYEENTFYSRIKKFRKEKKMTIKELAEKANITSSMLSQIERGLANPSINTMKLIANALDVPLFKFFMEEEDDIRSQVVTPENRRRVYLPDSNGVIYELLTPDLAGTIEFCQLTLEPYMSTSDTPMGHEGEEVAIVISGTAELVLDDSKIIMEAGDSIRIPPHTNHKWYNPSEKPLVLIFAITPPSF
- the pruA gene encoding L-glutamate gamma-semialdehyde dehydrogenase; the protein is MFLQFENQKLIDFSLQENRKAMQEALNQVNAQMGRHYPAIIGGKKRDASKRIVSINPSNIDEVIGTCAKADSKMAQEAIDAASGAFESWKRVPPEERANYLFKAAEVMKERRFEFSAWIVMEAGKTWKEADADTAEAIDFLEFYGKQMLYYAKGMPVSKVPGEENECFYIPIGVGAVISPWNFPLAILTGTTVCGVVAGNTVVVKPASNTPVIAAKFAEIWQEIGLPDGVINFLPGPGDSVGDYLTSSPETGFINFTGSKDVGLRINKLAAEIVPGQKRIKRVVAELGGKNAIIVDKSANLDAAAEGIVTSAFGYQGQKCSACSRAIIHKDVYNEMLERIVAKAEKLKVGPAKDYESDMGPVIDEKALNKICRYIEIGKSEGKLILGGKALEGGGYFIEPTIFEGVKSDAVIAKEEIFGPVLAIMKAEDFDDALNIANDTDYGLSGSVYAADREKLNKAREDFNVGNLYFNRKCTGALVGGHPFGGFNMSGTDSKAGGADYLLHFMQAKAVSEKIM
- a CDS encoding alanine racemase, coding for MEKKELQTPAILVDLDILENNIKKAQALCDAHDKELWPMIKTHKSTEIVKMQQEAGAAGFLCGTLDECEGLAKAGIKNIMYAYPVASPVNIQRVIELSKKCNFIIRIDNYDGAKMLNDAAEAAGVKVNYTIIIDSGLHRFGILPEKVLDFANSLKDFKALNFLGISTHPGHVYSASKQEDIPLYVKDEKNAVKTAADSLRAAGYELKLITSGSTPTFYDAVLDENINVFHPGNYVFMDNIQLSTNTAKESDCALFVYATVISHPSEELFICDAGAKCLGLDQGAHGNTAIKGYGHVKGHPELTVFSLSEEVGKLHVEGKTNLKVGDTIEIIPNHSCSTANLTSYLIGCRGQKVEKLIKVDMRGNSTTKGVKQE